A region of the Leishmania panamensis strain MHOM/PA/94/PSC-1 chromosome 10 sequence genome:
GCCGTACGCCAGCTCCGGCGGAAGGTAGACCTcccactcctctccctccaccatGTACTGGAGAGCCTCGGTCCATCCCTTGATCACCTGGTTCGGTGCGAACGTGGCGGGACGGCTGCGGTCCATGGAGCTGTCGAACACCTTGCCGTTCGTCAGGGAGCCGTGGTAGTGCACCGAGCACGGGTCCGATACGTTCGGCGACTTCACGGAGGCCGTGTCAGACACCTTGGTCAGGATCTTGAAGCGCATGCCGCTAGGCAGTTTGTGCACGTTGGGCGTTGCGTCCACGCTCGCCATGAATGCCTGGTCCGCTGCGTTCATTTGACTTGGGATGGCGAGAGGGAAGATTAACAAGAAGGGTATGTGTGACTGTGTAAGGTACGATGaaggcgcgtgcgtgtatgtgcgcagCTGTTCGTCCAGGTAGGA
Encoded here:
- a CDS encoding FKBP-type peptidyl-prolyl cis-trans isomerase, putative (TriTrypDB/GeneDB-style sysID: LpmP.10.0810), translated to MNAADQAFMASVDATPNVHKLPSGMRFKILTKVSDTASVKSPNVSDPCSVHYHGSLTNGKVFDSSMDRSRPATFAPNQVIKGWTEALQYMVEGEEWEVYLPPELAYGSRGAGGAIPPNAALVFKIHLLKVMQGGKPGADGHKKLEQALSISYAAL